The nucleotide window GCTGGGGCTCATTAATCCGCCCCATATGCCGCGCACCCTGCTGGCGGACATGGCCGGGACCGAGCTGACGGTCAGCAGTGCCCTGGCGCTGCTTTTGGGACGGGAACGCGGTCACGAAGCGGGCTATGCCGAGGTAGCCCTGTTCGAGGCCGCGGCAGCCATGGCCGAGCCGTTGCGCTACGGTTCCACCGCCCCCGGAGCCCTGCTGGGAGGCGGGCTGTCCGAGTACAACATCTATCCGACCAATGACGGATGGATCGCTCTGGCGGCACTTGAGCCGCATTTCAAAGAGCGCCTGGAGACGCTGCTTGCCATCTCCGGCCCGGATGACTACCGGCGCGTGTTTGCCTCCCGGAGCGCGGCAGACTGGCAGCAGTGGGGCCAGGATCAGGACGTCCCGGTGGTGGCCCTGGCACTGCAATGAATCCGTTTTGTCGTGACCGAACGGTATGCACGTGAGGAGGAAAGTATGAACTTCGAGTTGACCGAAGAGCAGAAGCTAATCCAGGAAACCGCCCGTTCCTTTGCCGCCTCCGAACTGGAGCCGCTGGCAGCCCGGCTGGACCGGGAGGATGACCGCCCGGCCTTTCTGGCCAACCTGAAGAAGCTGGCCGAGCTGGGCTTCATGGGGCTCAACGTCAAGGAGGCCTACGGCGGCTCTGAGGCGGGGGGGGTGGCCTTCAGCCTGGCCATGACCGAGATCGCCCGGGTCTGCGCCTCCACGGCGGTGACCGTGTCGGTCAACAACATGGTCTGCGAGGTGATCCAAGCGGTGGGGACCGAGGAACAGAAGCGGGCCTACATTCCCCGCATCTGCTCCGGCGAGTACGCGGCCGGCAGCTTCGCCCTGACCGAGACCGGTGCCGGCTCCGATCCCTCCGCCATGTGCACCCGTGCGGTGCAGGACGGGGACCACTTCGTGCTGGACGGCTCCAAGATCTTTATCACCAGCGCTCCCTATGCCGGCGTGTTCGTGGTGTGGGCCGTGACCGACAAGGATGCCCCCAAGGGCAAGGGGATCAGCTGCTTCCTGGTAGAGGCCGGCACTCCCGGCCTGATCATCGGCAAGCAGGAACACAAGATGGGGCAGCATGCCTCGGCCACCAACGAAGTCATCTTCGACAACTGCCGTGTGCCGGCCAGCTCCATGATGGGGCGGTTGAACGACGGCTTCCGCATTGCGGTGGCTGAGCTGACCGGTGGGCGGATCGGCATCGGATCACTGGGGCTGGGGATCGGGCTGGCGGCCATGGACTTTGCCACCCGCTACGCCACGGAGCGGACCCAGTTCGGCCAGAAGATCAGTTCTTTCCAAGCCCTGCAGTGGATGATGGCCGACGGCTACACCGAGCTGGAGGCGGCCCGCCTGCTGCTGATGAACGCCGCCTTCCGCAAGGAGACCGGCAGGAGCTTTGCCAAGGAGGCTTCCATGGCCAAGCTGTTCGCCACCGAGGCGGCCAACCGGGCCTGTTACAAGGCCATGCAGATGCTGGGGGGCTACGGCTACACCCAGGACTTCCCCATCGAGCGCTACACCCGCGACGCCCGCATCACCTCGATCTACGAGGGCACCAGCGAGATCCAGCGGGTGATCATCTCAAGGGAAATCCTGCGGAACTTCTCATAGTGTTGAGACGAGTGACGATACTATAGGTTGCTCAAAAATGGCCAGATCGTCGCACCCGCAGAAAGGCCCGCGGAGGCGTAGTACCCTCAGGGGTATAAACAGTGCTACGCCGCACAAGGTGACTTTCGAGGACGGCGGCGAGATGGCTGTTTTTCAGCAACCTTCCAGAACAAGGAGGGACGCATGAGTACTGGCAAACGCATTACCCTGCAGCAAGCGGCCGAGGTGGTGAAAAACGGCTCCAGCCTGACCTTTTCCGGCTTCACCATCTGGCGCCGCCCCTTTGCCCTGGTGTATGAGCTGATCCGTCAGCAGCGCAAGGGACTCCACCTGATTGAGGTCAACGGCGGACCCCAGACCGAGTTCCTGGTGGGGGCCGGGTGCGTCGATATCTGGGAATCGTGCTGGGTGGGGCACGAGCTGTACGGCAAGTACGGCGCCAACCTGTCACGCCGGGTGGGCAACAAGACCATCATCGTGGAGGATTACAGCCACGCCCAGATGATGTTCCGCTTTGCCGCCGCCGCTTCCGGCTCCGCCTACGCCGTGACCCAGACCTCGCTCGGCACCGACATCCATAATCCCGAATACGACATGCTCGGCAAGGCGGGCCTGCGCGACGGCAACAATCCCCGCATCGCCCGGCACAAGTATCAGTTCGTGGATGACCCCTTCTTCGGGGCCGGGCCCCAGGTGCTGGTGCCGGCCGTGAAGCTGGACGTGGCTATGCTGTGCGTTCAGCAGGTGGGGGAGGAGGGGACCGTGCGGGTGGCCGGCCAGTACTATTCCGATCCCGAGGCGGCCCGGGCGGCGGACATCACCATCGCCTTCGCCGAGGAGATCGTGCCGGAGGAGTACCTGCGGCGTGAGGCTGACCGCAATACCATCCCCAGCTTCGAGGTCGATTACGTGGTGGAGTGCCCCTTTGGTGCCCACCCCACCGGAATGTTCGGACGCTACGACGTGGACGGCTACTTCCTGAAGGATTTCTACAGCATGACCCGCACCCAGGAGGGCTTCGACGACTTCGCCAAGGAGTGGATCCACGGCCTCGACCACATGAGCTACCTGGAGAAGCTGGGCTGGCCGCGCATGCTGAAGCTGAAGGCCAACACGGCCCTGAATTACAGCCCACGCGAGAAGAAGGGGGGGAAGTGACATGAGTGACTACGCGAATCCGGAAGAATACGGGCTGGCGGACCTGATGTGCTGCGCAGCCTCCCGCGAGGTGGGTGACAACGAGATCGTTTTCGCCGGCACCGGTCTGCCGATGGTGGCCATCATGCTGGCCCAGAAGACCCATGCTCCCAACCTGAAGCTGATCTTCGAAGCGGGCACCCTGGATGGCCGCCCTCCTGAGCTGCCGACCTCGGTAGGTGATGCCCGCTGCGAGATGGGTGCCTCGCGCGCCTCGGGCCTGAACGACGCCTTCAGCATTGCCCAACGCGGGCTGGTGGATCTCGGTTTCCTGGGGGGAGCCGAAGTGGACCAGTACGGTAATGTCAACACCACCTGCATCGGTAATTACCTGGAGCCGGAGCTGCGCCTGACCGGCAGCGGCGGCAATCCGGACATCAACTCCTTTGCCCGGCGCACGGTCTTCATCATGGTGCACGAAAAGCGCCGCTTCGTGCCGCACGTCAGCTACATCACCAGCCCCGGCTGGCGGGTGAAGAAGTGGCCCGGCGGCGACTTCGTCCACCGTCGCGAGCTGTACGGCTCCGCCTACCGGGGCGGACCATCGGCGGTGATCAGCACGGCCGGCGTATTCCGCTTCGACGAGCAGAGCGGCCGGATGTACCTCGACACCTGTCATCCCGGCAAGACCCCGGCGGAAATCAGGGAGATGTGCCAGTTCGACCTGGATATCTCCCGCGTGGCGGGCGAGACCAAGCCCCCCACCCGGGAGGAGCTGCATTTCATCCACGATGTGCTCGACCCGGACGGGATCTTCATTCCGCCGGTGAAGAAGTAATAAGCCTCGATAAAACAGCAAATGGCCGATTCGCTGAGGGATCGGCCATTTGGCTTTTCTATGACAATTTTATCCAAGCTGGTTATGAGTTGCCTTGGTTGAAACAAGGTGAACTTCGAGCTTGCAACCCTACAGCCTGGGCGTATTTTTCAAGATCACAATGGTCGGTGAATGTCTCTGGTCCGACAAGGCTGTTCCCCGCCGAGTTACAGTCGGAGGTTTTGTCCCCGTCTTTTTCGCCACTTCCGTCTGGATTAAACCAGCCCGCTGCCGGGTAAGCAGCAGCTCACGCAGCAGGGCAAACTCCAATTCCAACTCGTCATAAGCCGCCTTGAATTCTGGCTCTAGTTTTCACTCAGCGACCGCTATTATTTTAATTGAAATAATAGCTACGTAGAAGCACATTTCGGTTCGGAATGATGTGTTGTCTAATTAATTAATTGACATGATATTTGTTGTAATGTACCTATCTTCATCAATTAATATTGGAGAAAATCCATTGATGGACATTGCACAGAACATTCCGAGGCATCAAGAGCAAGCATCAAGGTCGCTGGTCAGCGCCTGCTGATTGAGCGACTTTCTTGCTGCACTTGCAAATCGGACAAATAGCATACAAAAGGTTCAATTGACAAAAGGCTTGCGGAAAACTATTTTTATTTAGGAATTTCCCATGAAACCTCGTTTCACATTGGCCTTGTTCTTTGTTATTTTGACCGCCTCGCTCCCTGCATTAGCAACCACGGATGGTTTCTATGGGTTGAATAAGAACAGCCCCACCGCTTCATGGGATGGAACGACGGCAAGCCGTCTTGATGTTGCAACCACGGATTACGATTATGCTTACGGCGACGAATCGACCGTCACCTATGCCCTGCCGTGGCCATTTACATTTTATGGACAGCCTTACAGCCAGATCACAGCCGACACCAACGGCAATGTCTGGTTTGGCACAACCGGTTCTGCCAGCTCCTTCAACCTCGCCTCCAACGGCAAAGGTCCCGTGATCGCTGCTTGGAACAACGATCTTTCCTCATATTTCACAGGAGGGGTGTTTGTTCAACACAAAACCAATCCGGAGCGGATCGTAATCGAATGGCAAACGGAAACTTATTCCGATGAAGGTTTGGCTCTTTCGAACAACTTCGAGGTGGTTCTGTTTCAAAATGGCGACATCCACGTTGATTACAACTCGTTTACCACCGCCAATGCCAAGGATTTCGGAAGCGGCATCTCACGTAACGACGCTATCCATTACCTTTCCCTGACCAATGCATTCCTGCCGGTCCATCAGCTTGCGGGCAACTCTTACACATTCTCAACCCAAAATATTGTCCTCGGCGTTCCTGACGCCCCGACCGGAGTGACGGCCATCGCCGGCAATGGGCAGGCTACGGTGAACTTCAACGCCCCAGCCGCCAACAATGGCGGCACGGTAAGTTCCTACACCGTAACCTCCACTCTCGGCAACATCACCGCCACCGGCACGGCCGGACCGATTGTCGTTGCCGGGCTTACCAATGGTACCGCCTATACCTTCACGGTCATCGCGAGCAATACCCTTGGGACCGGTTCGCCTTCTGCTCCTTCAAACAGCGCCACACCCGCCAGCCCTCCCGATGCGCCGACTGGAGTAATAGCGACCGCCGGAAGCAATGGGCGGGCCACGGTGAGCTTCACCGCTCCAGCATCCGACGGCGGCGGCACTATCCTCTATTATACGGTGACCTCCGCTCCTGGCAACATCACCGCCACCGGTACTGCCGGGCCGATTGATGTCGCTGGGCTCACCAATGGCACCGCTTATACCTTCACGGCCACCGCCACTAACGCTGTTGGGGGCACTGGACCGGCATCGGCACCCTCAAACAGCGTTACCCCCTATGTACCTTATTCCCTCGCTTTAAGGGTGAGCGGCCCCGGCACGCTCCGCTCCACACCGCCTCCAGATATCAGTTGCACTGGAGTATGCAACCAGTCATACCCAAGCGGCACTGCCGTCACCCTTACCGCAATACCCGATAGCGGCGCCAGGCTCGTCGGCTGGACCGGGGCATGCAGAGGTGTCGGCAGCTGCAGCGTTACCATGACTCAGGCACAGAATGTTACTGCGATATTTGCCGCCAACGCCACACCGATCCAGACCACTCCTTCTCCAATAATGGGAACCTATGCCACCACCCAGAATGTGACATTGACATGCTCCAACATCTCCGGCAGTGGTTGCGCAACCACCTACTATTGCCTGGGAGATGGCTGTACCCCAACTACGGTCTATAGTGGCCCGATCAGCATTGCTTCTTCCACCTCGCTCAGATTCTACTCCCGCGACACATCCGGCAACAATGAGCAGGTAAGAACCTATGCGTACACCATCGACCCCACCCTTGCCTACAGTTTCGAACGACTTCAGCCCCAACTGACCCAGCCATGGTATTTTAATAGTCCGAAAGGTGTAGCAGTTGACGCCAGCGGCAACGTCTACGTTGTTGATACTGAAAACAACCGCGTTCAGAAATTCGACGCCAACGGAGGCTTTGTTACCTCCTGGGGATCCACATGCGGCTATAACACACTCTTTTGCAAGCCTTCCGGCATCACCGTAGACTTGGCCGGTTACGTCTATGTTGCCGACTCTGCAAACAACCGCATCCAGAAGTTTGACGCCAACGGAGGCTTTGTGGGCAGCTTAGGCTCGTATGGGGACGGCAACGGACAGTTCAGCAGTCCTCAAGGTATCACCGTGGACTCGGCCGGCTACATCTACGTTGCCGACTCCGGTAACCATCGTATCCAGAAGATCGACTCAACCGGTACATTTATAGCCACCTGGGGCTCGCAAGGCAGTGATAACGGGCAGTTCAGCTATCCTGAAGGCATTACCGTAGACTCGGGCGGCAACGTTTACGTCGCCGACACCCGTAACGACCGCATCCAGAAGTTCGACTCCAGTGGTGCCTTTGTTGCCGCCTGGGGTTCTTGGGGATACGGCGGTGCCGGGAAGTTTTCCAATCCTCAAGGTATCATCGTGGATTCGGAGGGTAATGTCTATGTAGCCGACGCCTACAATAACCGTATCCAGAAGTTCGACTCCAATGGAGGCTTTGTAACCGCCTGGGGGGCCTGGGGCAGAGGCCCCGGACAGTTTTACACCCCTCAAGGTGTCACCGTGGACTTGACCGGCAACGTCTACGTCGCGGATACCTACAATAACCGCATCCAGAAGTTCGACATCAGTGGTGGTTTTATGACCACCTGGGGTTCGCAAGGCAATGACAACGGGCTGTTCATCAATCCCCAAGATATCTCCGTGGACTCGGCCGGCAATGTCTACATCGTCGAGACCAATAACAACCGCATCCAGAAGTTCGACGCAACCGGAACCTTCGCAACTGCCTGGGGCTCGCAAGGTAGCGACAACGGGCAATTCACCTATCCTCAAGGTATCACTGCAGACTCGGCCGGTTACATCTACGTTGCTGATACTTGGAATAACCGCATCCAGAAATTCGACTCCAGTGGAGGCTTTGTGACCGCCTGGGGTTCTTATGGCAGCGATAATGGGCACTTTCGTTCGCCTTTCGGTATCTCCGTGGACTCGGCCGGCAATGTTTATGTTGCCGACATCGACACCAGTCGCATCCAGAAGTTCGATGCAACCGGAACCTTCATAACTGCCTGGGGCTCTTCCGGCAGCGGCAACGGTCAATTCAATCATCCTTACGGGATCGCCGTGGACTCGGCCGGTAATGTCTACGTCGCCGATACCTACAATAACCGCATTCAAAAGTTTAACTCAAACGGCGTTTTTGTGACCGCTTGGGGTTCATATGGCAACGACACAGGGCAGTTCACCTACCCTCGTAGCATCGCCGTGGACTCGGTTGGCAACGTCTACGTCAACGACTACGGAAACAATCGTATCCAGAAGTTCGACTCCAATGGAGTCTTTGTAACCTCCTGGGGCTCTTCTGGCAGCGGCAACGGTCAATTCAATCATCCTTACGGGATCGCCGTGGACTCGGCCGGTAATGTCTACGTCGCCGACACTTACAATAATCGCATCCA belongs to Geobacter sp. SVR and includes:
- a CDS encoding CoA transferase, which encodes MQPLKGLCILNLAVNLPGPAAASRLKRMGAEVIKLEPPAGDPMERYHAGWYRDMAAGQTVLRLDLKDPEGRRKLDELLADTDLLITATRPVALKRMGLDWASLHERFPRLCQVAIVGFPAPRQDEAGHDLTYQASLGLINPPHMPRTLLADMAGTELTVSSALALLLGRERGHEAGYAEVALFEAAAAMAEPLRYGSTAPGALLGGGLSEYNIYPTNDGWIALAALEPHFKERLETLLAISGPDDYRRVFASRSAADWQQWGQDQDVPVVALALQ
- a CDS encoding acyl-CoA dehydrogenase family protein, producing the protein MNFELTEEQKLIQETARSFAASELEPLAARLDREDDRPAFLANLKKLAELGFMGLNVKEAYGGSEAGGVAFSLAMTEIARVCASTAVTVSVNNMVCEVIQAVGTEEQKRAYIPRICSGEYAAGSFALTETGAGSDPSAMCTRAVQDGDHFVLDGSKIFITSAPYAGVFVVWAVTDKDAPKGKGISCFLVEAGTPGLIIGKQEHKMGQHASATNEVIFDNCRVPASSMMGRLNDGFRIAVAELTGGRIGIGSLGLGIGLAAMDFATRYATERTQFGQKISSFQALQWMMADGYTELEAARLLLMNAAFRKETGRSFAKEASMAKLFATEAANRACYKAMQMLGGYGYTQDFPIERYTRDARITSIYEGTSEIQRVIISREILRNFS
- a CDS encoding CoA transferase subunit A; translated protein: MSTGKRITLQQAAEVVKNGSSLTFSGFTIWRRPFALVYELIRQQRKGLHLIEVNGGPQTEFLVGAGCVDIWESCWVGHELYGKYGANLSRRVGNKTIIVEDYSHAQMMFRFAAAASGSAYAVTQTSLGTDIHNPEYDMLGKAGLRDGNNPRIARHKYQFVDDPFFGAGPQVLVPAVKLDVAMLCVQQVGEEGTVRVAGQYYSDPEAARAADITIAFAEEIVPEEYLRREADRNTIPSFEVDYVVECPFGAHPTGMFGRYDVDGYFLKDFYSMTRTQEGFDDFAKEWIHGLDHMSYLEKLGWPRMLKLKANTALNYSPREKKGGK
- a CDS encoding CoA-transferase subunit beta; translated protein: MSDYANPEEYGLADLMCCAASREVGDNEIVFAGTGLPMVAIMLAQKTHAPNLKLIFEAGTLDGRPPELPTSVGDARCEMGASRASGLNDAFSIAQRGLVDLGFLGGAEVDQYGNVNTTCIGNYLEPELRLTGSGGNPDINSFARRTVFIMVHEKRRFVPHVSYITSPGWRVKKWPGGDFVHRRELYGSAYRGGPSAVISTAGVFRFDEQSGRMYLDTCHPGKTPAEIREMCQFDLDISRVAGETKPPTREELHFIHDVLDPDGIFIPPVKK